A window of the Halobacterium hubeiense genome harbors these coding sequences:
- a CDS encoding 2-isopropylmalate synthase, giving the protein MAEKFSGTSFPAALDGGAPDVQFLDTTLRDGEQAPGISLSADQKATIARKLDDTGVSVVEAGSACTSAGERETIRRVTGLDLDATVTSFCRGIQRDVDLAMECDVDGVNLVVPASDRHVEGKVGTTRESVLDTTRELVEYATDHGLWVEVIGEDGSRADDEFLADLAEASADAGADRFCVADTVGHASPERVYELVDAVADYGPVSVHTHDDLGLAVTNALAGVSAGADLVHATVNGVGERAGNVALEEVAVALWHCYGIEPLDTERLYDLASTVAEATGVPLPPNKAVSGENAFAHESGIHTDGTLKDDRMYEPYSPEAVGRERRLVLGKHAGRAGVRAALAEHDVEVSDDELAAVVERVNELGERGKRVTDADLLAVAEDVKGGDRERRVEVLDLTAASGGGTPTASVRLRVDDEEHSAAGTGSGPVDAAIAAVRDALGDVTFRLDEYHVDAITGGTDAVVTVHVTVSRGDRTVTVDASDSDITAASVSAVVDALDRLLPEQEATTAAD; this is encoded by the coding sequence CTGGCCGAGAAATTCTCCGGCACTAGTTTCCCTGCCGCTCTCGACGGCGGCGCACCCGACGTACAGTTCCTCGACACCACGCTGCGCGACGGCGAACAAGCCCCCGGCATCTCGCTGTCCGCCGACCAGAAGGCGACCATCGCGCGCAAGCTCGACGACACCGGCGTCTCCGTCGTCGAAGCCGGCAGCGCGTGCACGAGCGCCGGCGAGCGCGAGACGATTCGCCGCGTCACCGGCCTCGACCTGGACGCGACGGTCACGAGCTTCTGTCGCGGCATCCAGCGCGACGTGGACCTCGCGATGGAGTGCGACGTCGACGGCGTGAACCTCGTCGTCCCCGCCAGCGACCGCCACGTCGAGGGGAAAGTCGGCACCACCCGCGAGAGCGTCCTCGACACGACCCGCGAGCTCGTGGAGTACGCGACCGACCACGGCCTCTGGGTCGAAGTCATCGGCGAGGACGGCTCCCGCGCCGACGACGAGTTCCTCGCAGACCTCGCGGAAGCGAGCGCCGACGCGGGCGCGGATCGCTTCTGCGTCGCGGACACCGTCGGTCACGCCAGCCCCGAGCGCGTCTACGAGCTCGTGGACGCCGTCGCGGACTACGGCCCCGTGAGCGTCCACACCCACGACGACCTCGGGCTCGCCGTGACGAACGCGCTCGCGGGCGTCTCCGCGGGCGCGGACCTCGTCCACGCCACCGTCAACGGCGTCGGCGAGCGCGCCGGCAACGTCGCGCTCGAAGAGGTCGCGGTCGCGCTCTGGCACTGCTACGGCATCGAACCGCTGGACACCGAGCGCCTCTACGACCTCGCCTCGACCGTCGCCGAGGCCACGGGCGTCCCGCTCCCGCCGAACAAGGCAGTCTCCGGCGAGAACGCGTTCGCCCACGAGTCCGGCATCCACACCGACGGCACGCTCAAGGACGACCGCATGTACGAGCCGTACTCCCCGGAGGCGGTCGGACGCGAGCGCCGGCTCGTCCTCGGGAAGCACGCCGGCCGCGCGGGCGTCCGCGCTGCCCTCGCCGAACACGACGTCGAGGTCAGCGACGACGAACTCGCCGCGGTCGTCGAGCGCGTGAACGAACTCGGCGAGCGCGGCAAGCGCGTCACCGACGCCGACCTGCTCGCCGTCGCCGAGGACGTCAAGGGCGGCGACCGCGAGCGCCGCGTCGAAGTACTGGACCTCACGGCCGCCAGCGGCGGCGGCACCCCCACGGCGTCGGTCCGCCTGCGCGTGGACGACGAGGAGCACAGCGCGGCCGGCACCGGCAGCGGCCCCGTCGACGCCGCCATCGCCGCCGTCCGCGACGCCCTCGGCGACGTCACCTTCCGCCTCGACGAGTACCACGTCGACGCCATTACTGGTGGGACGGACGCCGTCGTCACCGTCCACGTCACCGTCTCCCGCGGCGACCGCACGGTCACCGTCGATGCCAGCGACAGCGACATCACCGCCGCCAGCGTCAGCGCCGTCGTCGACGCCCTCGATCGCCTCCTGCCCGAGCAAGAGGCGACGACGGCCGCCGACTGA
- a CDS encoding DUF192 domain-containing protein, translating to MHLRHERDGDARTLASDVDVADSLFAQTRGLMFRLSIPDDYALVFDFDGAASRDVHMLFVPFAIDAVWIEDEEVQRVERLSAWTGRGEARCDTLVELPAGAADDVRVGDRVWVSD from the coding sequence GTGCACCTCCGCCACGAACGCGACGGCGACGCCCGGACGCTCGCGTCCGACGTCGACGTCGCCGACTCGCTGTTCGCGCAGACCCGCGGCCTGATGTTCCGGCTGTCGATTCCCGACGACTACGCGCTCGTCTTCGACTTCGACGGCGCCGCCAGCCGCGACGTCCACATGCTGTTCGTGCCGTTCGCCATCGACGCCGTCTGGATAGAAGACGAGGAAGTCCAGCGCGTCGAACGGCTCTCGGCGTGGACGGGCCGCGGCGAGGCGCGCTGCGACACGCTCGTCGAACTCCCGGCGGGCGCGGCCGACGACGTGCGCGTCGGCGACCGCGTGTGGGTGTCGGATTGA
- a CDS encoding DUF7097 family protein: MKKTPTGTAVGVDDPYDHAGVCDYATDDGKCRYAFEHGQHDPEFAAERRADDFRCPVADGDWEWADCPHYRCRQRDRECARCGLEERRQAHDDERPLLEEHHLAYDDSEDVGHEITVFLCRWCHAKVHDSWARIDDDASPDPEAIAAAEGRRSEERSELSFDTAAERFDGE; encoded by the coding sequence GTGAAGAAGACGCCGACCGGGACCGCCGTCGGGGTCGACGACCCCTACGACCACGCCGGCGTCTGCGACTACGCGACCGACGACGGGAAGTGCCGGTACGCCTTCGAGCACGGCCAGCACGACCCCGAGTTCGCGGCCGAGCGCCGCGCCGACGACTTCCGGTGCCCGGTCGCGGACGGCGACTGGGAGTGGGCGGACTGCCCGCACTACCGGTGCCGGCAGCGCGACCGCGAGTGCGCGCGTTGTGGGCTCGAAGAGCGCCGGCAGGCCCACGACGACGAGCGCCCGCTCCTCGAGGAGCACCACCTCGCGTACGACGACAGCGAGGACGTCGGCCACGAGATTACCGTCTTCCTCTGCCGGTGGTGTCACGCGAAGGTCCACGACTCGTGGGCGCGCATCGACGACGACGCCAGCCCCGACCCCGAAGCCATCGCGGCCGCGGAGGGCCGCCGCAGCGAGGAGCGCTCCGAACTCTCCTTCGACACCGCCGCGGAGCGCTTCGACGGCGAGTGA
- a CDS encoding VOC family protein has product MNDTPFHLGHVHLKVRDLDRAVAFYEDVFDLELTETEGRFAFLSWGEHHHDVALQAVGADAPDAGRGVGLYHAAIEVDTEPGLGDVYDELCERGVPSTPVDHGISKALYFSDTAGNGLEAYVDARDDRDLAEWDGENRRFDPSAL; this is encoded by the coding sequence ATGAACGATACGCCGTTCCACCTCGGCCACGTCCACCTCAAGGTCCGGGACCTCGACCGCGCGGTCGCGTTCTACGAGGACGTCTTCGACCTCGAACTCACGGAGACGGAGGGGCGGTTCGCGTTCCTCTCGTGGGGCGAGCACCACCACGACGTCGCGCTGCAAGCGGTCGGCGCGGACGCTCCCGACGCCGGCCGCGGCGTCGGCCTCTACCACGCCGCCATCGAGGTCGATACCGAGCCCGGGCTGGGCGACGTCTACGACGAGCTCTGCGAGCGCGGCGTCCCCTCGACGCCCGTCGACCACGGCATCAGCAAGGCGCTGTACTTCTCGGACACCGCCGGCAACGGCCTCGAAGCGTACGTGGACGCGCGCGACGACCGCGACCTCGCCGAGTGGGACGGCGAGAACCGGCGCTTCGACCCGTCGGCGCTGTAA
- a CDS encoding GMP synthase subunit A, translating into MTRILVVDNHGQFTHLEHRLLRDMDGVETETVDNTTPPAELDADGLVLSGGPDMDDVGNCPEYLDLDVPILGICLGMQLIATELGGRVESGDYGGYADVDVEILDDDDPLVGSLAPETRVWASHADEVVDVPEGFTRTARSDICDVEAIADTDRDLYGVQWHPEVAHTEEGEAVFENFVRVCE; encoded by the coding sequence ATGACACGCATCCTCGTCGTCGACAACCACGGTCAGTTCACCCACCTGGAGCACCGGCTGCTCCGGGACATGGACGGGGTGGAGACCGAGACCGTCGACAACACGACGCCACCGGCGGAGCTCGACGCCGACGGCCTCGTGCTCTCCGGCGGCCCCGACATGGACGACGTCGGGAACTGCCCCGAGTACCTCGATCTCGACGTGCCGATTCTGGGCATCTGCCTGGGCATGCAGCTCATCGCGACGGAGCTCGGCGGCCGCGTCGAGTCCGGCGACTACGGCGGCTACGCGGACGTCGACGTCGAGATTCTCGACGACGACGACCCGCTCGTGGGGTCGCTGGCGCCCGAGACCCGCGTCTGGGCGAGCCACGCCGACGAGGTCGTCGACGTCCCCGAGGGGTTCACCCGCACCGCCCGCAGCGACATCTGCGACGTCGAGGCCATCGCGGACACCGACCGCGACCTCTACGGCGTCCAGTGGCACCCCGAGGTCGCCCACACGGAGGAGGGCGAAGCGGTCTTCGAGAACTTCGTGCGGGTCTGCGAGTAG